The nucleotide sequence TAATTCATCCCAAAAATTGtaattatttcaattttataccACTTTCACAAAATAAAACGAGGCTACCTAGTAATTCTAGCTAATAGTACTCCTGAGTTTCCTCATAATTTAGAAAACATGATAATGAAAGTATATATAGCTATTTTTAAGGTACTATGTTGTCAAATGAAACGCACTGTATCAAGAGAACATTTTCGGCTATTAATTACCGACTAAGTGCAATTACAGGAAGTAATTTAATTGCATAGCAGAACTTCCGACTAAGATTAATACTGTTTGACGAGAGAGCATTTCCTACTAACTACGATTAGTTAGATGGAGTTAAGTAATTACCTAGCAGATGAGATGCTGAAGCATTTTCGGGGGAGGCCTTGCCGGGCGACATACAAGTCACCGCCGGGGCAAAACTCCATAACCAAGCATGAGTAGTGAGAAGCATCAAACTCAGCATAGAGAGTAGGCAAAAAAGGGTGATCAAGCATGTCCAGAATCTCCTTCTCCATCTCAGCTCTGTGCAGCTTCTTCCTTATAGCAAGTGCTTCTCTGTCCACCACTTTCATGGCATAAAAGCACTGCGGCAAACCCACCACCGGGTTTCTTATCTGGCAAAGGTAGACATTTCCTATGTCGCCGCTGCCTAGTCGGCGGAGGAGACGAAAATGTTCAAGCCCAACTCGGCCTTTAGAGCTGCGGAGCCTCCTCATGGCTTCCCATGCAGCTTGGTTGGCTTTGTGGGGCTTGTGAGCAGAGGAATGCGGGCAGGCTTCAGTGGCGGAGGAGCAGACGGAGACCGAACTCGGCCGGCGGCTGCTGAAGCTCAGGTTGCTCATCCAGCTCCGGCTCGAGTCCGGAACTGTTATGGATGAGCAACTGCTATCATATTCCGATTCATCTTTGGTTGTCATGGTTGCCATTGTTGTGAagaagcagagagagagagagagagtgtgtgtgttctGTTTGCTTTATCGGGCTTTTTATAACAAGGGGTTTGTGAGAACTAGTAGGCTATGAGGCTATTTAGCACATCAAAATATGTAATAGGTGTTCAAACAAAGTTACAAAGTGCTACTTttgataataaaagaaaaattagtgtGTGATACTACcgaattacaataatttagtatAATTAGTTTATGTGTTAATATATGAGTAGACATTATTGtagaattttcttatttttaatccATTCTCACATACCAAATATCATATTCCGCTAAACATGTGTCAAATTTTGGTAGAAGTTAAGGATGAAAATTTTACTTCAGCATGATTGTTTTATTTGGACAACTCTCACATTGAATGTGATGAGTCATGGAGTCAAGTTGTATCATCATGCATAGAGTGTTTTCACTTCTGTTAGAGTTGTCTGATAAATGATGTAGTCGCTGTCTCTACCCAAGTGTTATCAAACTTAAGTGCCAAGTTATTGTTCTATGAAGCTAATGAAAGTCATCTATATACTTACCCATGTTTCCACAATATTTCACAACAATGCcattgttttcactttttgatGAATCATGTGGGGTTCTCTCCCAAAAGATACATAGAAAGGGGAGCAAGAGGATGGCTATTTTGGTAAGCCACTCCACTTTTGGAAATACACAGTGCAAGTCTATGGAAATTTATCTGGTTCACCAtttccatttcttttttctaCAATTTCTAGCGTTTTAATTTCTTACAGCTGATCTCAACCAACCCAAGCTATCTGCCTTCGGCCAAACAAAAGACTGCAGCAAATAAAGAGCTTTTAGATTGATCTTGTTCTAGGCATGCTTATCTCAGCTGACACCACCACTATGCTTTGTTTTCAAAAGTGACTTCCAAAACAAATGGTTGATGCATGTTTCAtcatattaaaattataaaaccagCCAAACAAGGCCTTGTAACTtgtaattttcattatttatcttatcttttttattattttaatggtGCTTTAATTAGGACCTTGTCAATTTCTCATATGTAAAAGGTCTTACATGGAAGTAATTATTTTATGATGTGATATTTCATGTCTTAGAATCTAACTAGTTGTATGTGCATGTCGTTTGCTTCTGTCTCCCTGCAGTTTGCTGTACAAATTTGTATTCTATGAATACTTTTGAGGTCTTCTCTACTTTTTCCCTTTCTCTAATCATCATTTGACACCTACGATTAAATATGTAAGAGTTTCactaaaattgtttttgtataAGATACTTCAGCTCATAAGAGCGCTTTATGAGCataactttttaacataaacCCTAAAGcattttgtgtaatttttatGGACGCAACATGTATTTCTTTAAAAAGCTGCTTTTACAATCCATAACCACTTTTAAGGTTTTCAAACACATTAGCTCTTCTAAAGCTAGTCTCAAACAAGTCCTAAGCCCAAATTAATGGGTCGAGTTGTTTTATTTAAGCAATATTCAACTATGTATgtatagaaaatttgaacttgAATTACACTCTTTTAGATTACTGCTTTAATTAACATGGCATCGATTAGGGTTTTCGACaagtatttttgtatttgtttagtGGGTGGCTGATTTGTTATTTTGCCTCAACAAATGTTGCTTTCCAAAGCTGGCGGTCAAAAAGCGTCGCTTCTTTCTTTTCCCGTTAAAAGCCTCGTTCCACCGTTTTTTCAAGAACCACGATAAAAGTTCGCAAACCACGCCTACCCTCAACGACATGTCGTAGTGTTGGTGTTTTACCACTGTTATCTACCAATCAACCTCTTTCAAACGGTCAAATTGCTTGCCACCTTAAAAATCGATATTCTGCTCTGTAAAACAGTAGTTACTTTAAAAGTGAGGGACCTTTTGGTAAATTAACAGACAGGCCATAGGTCAGTGGAAAGGTGGTGGGTGCACCAAATACCCGTGCCTCTGTATTTACGTCCACCTCATTAGGGTTACGTGGCTGGTGCCCCTTTAGACCTTCTGCCCTAATATGTTTATGACGTTCTTGTCAAGCATGTGAACCCATGTAGACTGTAGGGGACCTGCATTTGGTTTATTTTGGTTATTCATGCTTGTGAGATTTATAAAGGGTAAAGACGTCTGCATCAGCTCATGAGAGTATGAATGATAGGTCCTAACACATTTTCTAATAAACAAAAGTTTATGATTTGTATTTAGTCCTTTTGTGTGGAGAATTTAGATCGTGATTACGTGACATATCTGACCACCTAATATCAACAAGCATATGAAGACGTTATAGACTATCAACATGTTCTGCATGCTAGTTATTGACACAATCTATACTTCAATTACATAGTTGTTGATATCATGTTTGATAAATTTCAAAGTGAAAGTCTAGATAAAAAGTAAATGATGATGTGCGCAATATCATCGCCCATGTAAATATACTTTCTTACATAAAATATTAGTTAacttaggtaccgtttggtacgtgggacgggatggaacagagtgggacaaggcgttccgtcccacgttcggtgcgcctaaaacgggtggaacgagctgttccacgggacgagttttgggtgaattttcgttccacctcaccctcctggaacgactcgttccacatctgtggaacacaaaattataacctctccgtctccttcttcttcctccttgtttccatccgagggcatctttgctcccgctctgttccgttccgttccgtcctgtcccgtcccattccgttccgtcccgtcctgtctgcataccaaacgataccttaaGTACTTAGGCTTGTGTGTATTCTCATTTGTAAATTAGTTCAAAATCCcctctaataataataatattataattttttatttcatgcaTCCCACCATTGAAAGACATCATATTCCCACCTTTTAGCTTTAGATCAGACAACAAAGATAACCCAATCAGTGTGATTCTGGACTTTCTTGTTGATACTTACCCCATCCCATGGTGTTTGATCTTGTGGGACCCTAAagcacaatttattttaattttgtttttgttcacaAACCCAAATAAAGAgattttaaagaaagaaaaaagcaacaaatattattcatgagagggaaaaatggaaaaacatgGGTTTGAATTTGATAGATGAAATATATTTAGGAGGATGGCACCAAATCCTGTCCCCTCTGCCAGTTTTAATGGAATTACTTTGGACTTTTCACAAATTCTTTGAATTTTTCCTCCGcagatatcttttttttttttttttaaattaaattaatttttatccctttttctgctttttttcAATTCTGCACTTTTTCACCACAGGATCTTATCAGTTGCAATGCTTTGTTCCAATTTCAGGCAACAAACCTAGCAAGAATTGCAGTGTTACAGAGAAGCATATATATAGGATGACTCAAGGCTCCATCACTTGCCCCATACATTCCTCTCCCCTCACCAATAAAAGTTTCCGACAACATTGTCTTCTTTTTTCTGAGGTTAAACCAACAATAACAATCAAGTCTTATCCCACTAAATGGAGTTGGCTGTATGAATTCTAGAACATCACTACGCTCGGTTTTGCTTTAAGTTTTTTGTTAGCTCCAAATACTCTATATCATTTCATGTAATACAAAACACATGCTCTTCTTCGACTTATTCAATTCGATagccgaaaattagaagggtgtgtaGGAAGTAAAAAGGAGTGTATGGATAACACatcccaaaacaaaataatctATTAGAACTACGCTTGGTAGAACAGTATCAGTGAGGACATTAATTTTTCTGATAAATAATTTAGTTATATGTGTTTTATATTGCATGAAAGTTTGGCTTTTATTGTATCATCATGGACAAAATCTCTCATCATTGCAAGTGATCATGTTTGAAgatatttcatttcatttctttATGCAACCACCAATTGATAAATTAATGTCAAAGAAGGGTGAAGCCTTCGATTATAATTCGAGATTAGTACGTCTATAGATTAAAAATAACGCGGGATAAATTTTTCAGATCGAGAATGTGAATAGCTTGTCGATGAGTACAAGAAAATCGGAAGAAAAGATATGATGAAATTGGAACCAACAATGTCGTTGTCTAAACTGTGAACTTCCACTTCTTCAATAATGTAGAGGGATCATAGACTGAGCAAAACATGGCCAAACTGACAACCCCACAACAAGACTTTACACAGTAATATATGAATATAGGAAAGTTTATGAACCCTAGCTAAGGTTTCTTAAGAAAAGTTTGTTAAGAAGCATAAATTTCAGTGCAATTGGATAAAAATTTCAACGACGATATGGATACATATGCTGAGGAGTGAGGAACTAcccttaattttctttttttttacatttattttgttatcATGATAGGAGTTGGTTTAAACAccattaatttgattaataCTTGATTAGAAATTCTCTGTGATGGACGTCTATTTTGTTGTATACATAAGACGGATTTATATCAATAGCAAGTCAATACGTTTTAGTTATATAGTGTCGATGACTTGCCACCACCATATTAACAATCCGTACTTGTATAAAAAATGGATGTCCTGTCCAAACAAGAATGGATGGGCTTTGGCTTTGGACTTCAAGTTGTCTTGCGTGGGGCTTTTGGGCCCCATATAAGAGATGGATACTGCTAAATTTGTTGAGAAACTGTGCCTTACTCTATACGTGtatggagaaaataaaaaacaaatatgtacATTTTGGTAGAGGATAAAATTCAGAAGAAAGTAAAAAAGCAGAAATGACCACCTCAGGTGGCTTCATCAGTTGGAACAAGAACGTATAGCTATACATCTGCACAGTTACTTGGAACACAAGCAACTATTTACCTTTGGTTCGCTTTCGAAGCTGTTAACGTGCTTCCACTTCCGAACATGTTAATAGATTTACAGAAGGCAATCGATTTAATGGTTTATCAACCTCTGTCGTTAAATTCGAATACGTAGGCTGCTTAGGGTTAGGTAAATTTGCTCCTTCATTGCTCAACATCGAAACAACATCCGACATGGTTGGCCTATCTTCTGCACAGTCTTGGACACATAAAAGACCCACCTGAATGCAGAGCAAAAGGCTTTCCATTGAGCTTGAACCTGCCAATGTCGAATCCATGAGCTCCGCGGCTTGCCCAGATTTCCATAAGTTCCAAGCCTTCAACAATTTTCACATTTTAAACTTGGATAAATAGAATAGAGGGGTATATCATACAAGAATTTTATAAATTCAGAACCAAAGCTTGTTGCTACTTACATGTCCTAGTAAGTTCAGGGAATGATCTGACTCATAAAAATTTGCATTCTTCCTGCCGCTTACAATCTCCAATACAATGACTCCAAAGCTGAACACATCGGATTTAGTTGAGAAAAGGCCGTGCATCAAATACTCAGGAGACATATAGCCACTGGTTTTAGTGAAAAGAGAAAGTAAGTTattagttttatgaaaactatatGCTGCATGACAAACACATGTCAAAAATACACAAATGCAGCAGGCATGAAATTACTTACAATGTTCCAACAACCCGATTTGTTTTGGCTCGACATTCATTCCCAAATAAAATTCTAGCCAAGCCAAAGTCTGAAATCTTGGGGTTCATGTGAGCATCCAATAAGATGTTGCTAATTTTCAGATCTCGATGAATAATTCTTAATCTAGAGTACTTGTGAAGATAAAGAAGCCCTTGAGCAATCCCTTCAATTATGTGTATGCGCTGTCTCCAATTTAATAGCCTTCGCTTTGATTGATCTGCAAGAATTGCAATTCAACAGCATGAGAGAACTAAACTGatgaccaaaaataaaataggaaaggAGCATAGATGAATTTACAAACCGAAAAGGAAGGAATCCAAGCTTTTATTGGGCATGTACTCGTATATTAGTATCTTTTCTTCTCGATGAATGCAACAACCCAAAAGCTTCACAAGATTTCTGTGCTGGAGCTTAGAGATTAACTGCACCTCGTTCTTGAACTCCACCGGTCCTTGTCCAGAACTTTTGGATAGCCTTTTGACTGCAATGTGGTGTTGTAGTAATTTGCCCTGCAGCAAACAACAGatacaggttttttttttttttaacataaactTCGAATCTAACATAACTTCTCAATTTAGAAATCGATAAAACTCGTCACACCATATGCCTTATTGTTAGAAATGTAGTACAATTGTAATACAAACCTTATAAACAGGCCCGAAACCACCTTGCCCAAGCTTATTTGCAAGAGAGAAATTATTAGTGGATTTCACTATGAATGAAAAGCTAAGCAGTGGCAACTCATGATCCTTCTGCCTTCCAAATTCTATAAGATTTGGACTGCTGGCATTATCATCGGCACTCAACTGCGACAATAATAGCCTCATACTGTCTCTCGTGCCACTGCGGAATTCATAAATTCCTGTTGTTGGTACAAAGAAGTCAGTCTACTCAACATATTAATTTGGCAACGTTTTACTGTGTGTTGGACAATCGATAGCGCAGTTAACGTACCTAAAGAGTTGCACTTTATCCATAGCAATAAGATTAAAATGAACAACACCAAGGGAATCACCATAATTGTGACAGCCAACAGCTTCCTATCTGAGGAGtggggaaagaaaaagaaaatgttctCTATCAGAATTTAGGGAGAGAAAAAGGAGGCTGTTCACATCTTACCATCTAAAAACTTTAAGGGCATTTGAATGAACAAAGGATACGTAGTTCCGCTGTTGATTCTTCCTCTAACTATCAAAGGTTGAGTAATTGAAAAAGCTTACCGGATTTAAAGGCGTTACCACGCACATAGATGGTGCTGTTTCCTGTCCTGACGATTTTTTGAAGATCGGTTTTATTTCCATAATAAAGTTGACATAGAGTTCCATCATCCGGCAGAGAATCATATGTATATGCAACACATGAGCAATTGTTCCTGCACAATATCTCGCAGTCATAGGGATCTATCCGAATTGGCcaacttaaaaacaatgaaCTCGGCAGCATTCCTGTGACACGTGAGAAATTATCTCCATCTGAGCACGCTGATGGCATCCGCACCAAACAGCCATTAGAACTGCGTGCCATTGTGTCATTGCATAGTGAATAATCGACAATCGTAATCTCATTTCCTACCATCATGAACTCATCAATCAGCCCATCCGAGGCTACCACGAACCACGAAGGCATGCTACTATTTTTATTGCTAAAAGTAAGATAAATCTCGTTACTATGCCAAACGAAACTGTAGTTGAGATTATCCGACTTGCTTTTGAAGAATAAATGGAATTCATGGCCATCCCAAAATCCAATCTGTTGGTAAGCTCCATCGCTGCGCCAGACGTTGAACTGAGTGTGGTTCACTTGATCAATGCCTAGAGCATAAGGACCATCAGCAGGGTCAGAAGTGCTTGACCAGGACACAAGATACTGCCTCCTCGACTCCTCAGTGTTTATGTTGAAAAACCCCAGCTTCATTCCAGGAAGAAATGTATCCGTCGGGTAGTAGAAACTCTGCCAAAACGTGTCTCCTCCTTCCATCAGAACAAGATTTCCCGAGTCAAGAATCCTTGCAGTTGTGTTTTTCCCTGGTGCAACTGCTCCATAATTCACAATAAATGGAGTGTCTCTTCTGTCAAGGATCACCATGTTCCCATCATACCGGATGGTGACATATACTCCGGAGGAACCCACCGTTCCAACGGAATCCAAAAGGGGGCTGTTTCTGTTTGCAACCCAAACTGGCTTTTGGTTCTTGTCATTCTTGAACCAGATTCCCATGTACGTGTCCGGCGAAGAGGGGGAGCTGAAAAAGCCTAGCTCAAACACTCCGCCGGCGGAAACCAGGGTTTGATTGCTGTACAAGAATTGTCCATGACTCAGGGTGTCCGATGCATGAGATAAACACACAAAGAAGCAGGTGAAAGTACACAACAGAAGAGAAAATGTTCCCGATGTTTTCATGTCTAAACAAATCAAAGACAGAAAACAATTGTACTATGAGGGACTATGTTGCGATGAGGGTTGTCATACTAGGTGGCaacatttgagagagagagagagagagagagagagagtcaaaaATGGTGGAGGGGTTGCAATTCTTTGGCGTACGGCTTCTGTAAATTGATATCATGTTGGGAATTTATGTTTGGGGACTTGGAAACATGACAGGATAACAGCCcaacaattatatatacatatatacatatatatatattaattatgtgtatttaataaaattatatagtCCAAATGAAGGAATAAACATAATTAACCTTAATCTTAACCGAGAAGTCTGGAGAGCATCTAAAATCCAAGAAAGTGTTGACTGCTAGTTGGCCGGCCAAGGTCAAGAACATGAATCTTAAGCATTGATATTATCAATAATATTCTCAAAAGGTCTAATATTCTTTTAGTTTGTCCCTACttgtggagaaaattttcaatatgaCGGGAGCAcgagtggtacatcacgtgtttttatgtaagtgatgagaaattttattttttaagttattaacattttaatatacatatctcactatttatatagtgacacatgatgtaccatTCCATGTCCTTGTCACATCTCCACATCCAAGACGGAGAACACATATCACATAACATTATGCTTTTTAAAGTATGATCATTTGGTCTAAGCGACAGTTGGTCTTCATTTTGTTAAAAGATGTGTTTGAGAATCTGCTTAAAGGCCTCATACAGTACACCATCAGTCTAAGCGAAAAAAACGTGGCTCTTTTTCAAAATGCTCTAACTTAAGAGAATGAGATTCACTTTGGATTTCTGTGTTCGGAGCTCATGAATCAAGAGATCTGAATCGttcaaaagagagaaagaaatccTAGTTGTTCatcttttttgaatttttgtgaaGTATGCCAATGGGATGGACTAATGGAGAtcataaaattgaaattgagtAATCCGAATCTCTCAGTTTGCAGATCCAGACATAGAAATCCGAAGTAGATCATAATCTCAACTTAGGGTGCATTTGCCACTTCACGTAACGGAGTGGATGCAAGTTTCTTGAATGCGCCCTTGATTGAGTCCCATCCTCGTAAATAATGGAAACCCAAATAAAAGAGGGTTAGGATCCCATCATCCTAACATTCCAAATTCTAACGGTCTCCGCATACCAAAACAAACGGGCCTCAGTTTTCTGGTACGGCCCACTTCACCTGGATGCCTTTTGCCTTTAGCTTCACAGAGTTTGACTCAACGCCCTCCAACAGTTCGACAAATCGACTGAGCGAAACTCCACCACACCAACCATGTTTCCGAAGCAACTCCGCACCGTTGGCACAGCCGCCGCCGTACTCCTCGGCGGAATCCTCACCCTCAACCTGGCTTCCACCGCCACAATCGGAGCGCTCCGGTTCACCGCCGAATCCAAACGGGTAAAAAGACCAAAAACCCAGCTCTTAACTTCCAAAATATCTTCTCCGTCTTTGCTGAATTGGTATCTTATCGCCATTTTGTTGGTGGGTTTTTGCGGCAGAGAAGGGTTGCGCTGCCCTGTGTGGTTTGCAGAGGGAAAGGGTTTTATATATGCAAGCTTTGCAAAGGGAATGCCACCATTGAATGGTCGCCGCTGCACGATCCGATTGCCATCAACCCCTGCCTTTGCCCTACCTGTGATGGAAATAGGTAAATTCGATACTAACGCTCTTTGCTTCGATTATCCGTCggaaaattgacaaaaaatgcAATATGATATGTAACGAAGGTTAATAGTACTAATTGTGTCCAtgtattttgtgataaaatttcATACTTGTGGTGCTCGTAGGGGGAATATAAACGTTTGTTGATTATACGAATGTAATTAGCAGTGGTTGCTGGTTCGTCTCTTTAAAATATTAAGATTGCTTATCTTTTGCATGTgaaattttgtgtgttttgatgttttttttttttaatgggattTTGCAGGGTGCAACGCTGTCTCAACTGTCTAGGGAAGGGATACAATTGAGTAATTGTATAATCAATGGCAGAATGGTTATTTCTTTGGTTCTTAATCATGTAATGTAACTCAACCttatgttgtaagttgtacgAGTGTATCACAATAGCAACAAAAATAAAGTGAGTCTTACTTTTGTTGCATGTGGTCATATATTTTAGGGTAAAGTGTGAGGTTTTTACAAATGCATCCTGGTTCAAAATCCACATGCTGGTTCAAATTaatgtaatagtttcgaataggagaaatatgaaaatgaaatCAGATCAACTAGTTCTCCTAGTCGATTTGGTTTAAAccaaaggaaaaggatccgacgaggatcTTTTTCCTATGAAACCTATGATCAtgatcgtttatcgtacatcgtgcgatcagaaatcatttcaaaatttaaaatttaaaattaaatatgaatagtacttaaaaaaaattgatagcgcgatatacgataaacggtcacgatcacgagatccctaggatccctagAATCCAGGAAAAGGAGATCCTTTTCCTTTGGTTGGAAGTTTAAACCTTAATTTGCACAGAGGGTAGGATGACGGGGTGATATGCACAGATTTTGTTTAGGGTTTGTTGGGTGGGGTGAAAATGGACCAACAAACAGGCCCACagccaaaattaaaaaacccaaacccaacccaacatAAAACAAAAGCCCAACATGCTTTCTCAAAAATTCGGTCATCCGACGTCGTGTTGGTTTGCCGTTTGCCAACCGCACCCCGAAGTTTCTCGTGTGTACATCACCTGCGGGCCCCACCATATGATGTCCCGCTAGGGGTCCCACAAACCGTCCGGTTGGGGTGGTGTTCCAGCTTGAACTCCGCCGCGTGTGACCCACCAGCCACCCTTCTCGACGTGGCAGTCTCCCCTTAGTTCCGGCCTTGTCATCAGAAACTGAAAAATGGTTAAAAAGTGAGGTGccgcttttgttgttttctggcGGGAATGAATCATCGGTGGCCCGCGTACACGTCGGCTCAGAGGCTAACTTACGCCCGCTGTCGGCGTTTAAACTTATACGTGTGAGAATCCAAATCAATTTGGAATAATTAATCGATAGACGATAAGGGATAAGAATAAGATAAGAATTAGAATTAGGTTGCAATTTTGAAtattcttatttttgtttttcataagGAACTCATTTATAATGATATTTAAAATTACTGAATACgttttttgtaaatttaaaataGACTTCTGTTAGAAAAATTTACGCAAGTAAGTGTCGAAAAAACACTTGACTTGTGTTTTCTACAATGAGCACATAACTCGTATTTTTTACAGGAAGTATTTTAAGTGCATTTGaaatcaaaaaatattttttctaaaagcccttgagttatttaaaaaatactTCTAAACAAGCATTAACTTATTAGGATTGTCAtgtaatttaatatttaaaaagttGTAATGTTTACTGAATGTCTCGATTTGGTTCGATTCACGATTAAATCTTTTGACATTATTTTTGCTTGACTAATCTTTAGAGGTAGTTTTATTCTTTCATCTTACTTTGCATTTCCCATGCAAATTCGTTGTGCCTTGAAAAAGACTGATGTTACCAATAATTTCCAACCGTGTGCACCGGGCGCAAGGTGGCGTGGACTAACTATCTTCAACTGCTTGCTTTGTGTGAAGGTTGCCTGACTGCACTAGA is from Pyrus communis chromosome 10, drPyrComm1.1, whole genome shotgun sequence and encodes:
- the LOC137746910 gene encoding G-type lectin S-receptor-like serine/threonine-protein kinase At4g27290: MKTSGTFSLLLCTFTCFFVCLSHASDTLSHGQFLYSNQTLVSAGGVFELGFFSSPSSPDTYMGIWFKNDKNQKPVWVANRNSPLLDSVGTVGSSGVYVTIRYDGNMVILDRRDTPFIVNYGAVAPGKNTTARILDSGNLVLMEGGDTFWQSFYYPTDTFLPGMKLGFFNINTEESRRQYLVSWSSTSDPADGPYALGIDQVNHTQFNVWRSDGAYQQIGFWDGHEFHLFFKSKSDNLNYSFVWHSNEIYLTFSNKNSSMPSWFVVASDGLIDEFMMVGNEITIVDYSLCNDTMARSSNGCLVRMPSACSDGDNFSRVTGMLPSSLFLSWPIRIDPYDCEILCRNNCSCVAYTYDSLPDDGTLCQLYYGNKTDLQKIVRTGNSTIYVRGNAFKSGIYEFRSGTRDSMRLLLSQLSADDNASSPNLIEFGRQKDHELPLLSFSFIVKSTNNFSLANKLGQGGFGPVYKGKLLQHHIAVKRLSKSSGQGPVEFKNEVQLISKLQHRNLVKLLGCCIHREEKILIYEYMPNKSLDSFLFDQSKRRLLNWRQRIHIIEGIAQGLLYLHKYSRLRIIHRDLKISNILLDAHMNPKISDFGLARILFGNECRAKTNRVVGTFGYMSPEYLMHGLFSTKSDVFSFGVIVLEIVSGRKNANFYESDHSLNLLGHAWNLWKSGQAAELMDSTLAGSSSMESLLLCIQVGLLCVQDCAEDRPTMSDVVSMLSNEGANLPNPKQPTYSNLTTEVDKPLNRLPSVNLLTCSEVEAR
- the LOC137749060 gene encoding uncharacterized protein: MFPKQLRTVGTAAAVLLGGILTLNLASTATIGALRFTAESKRRRVALPCVVCRGKGFYICKLCKGNATIEWSPLHDPIAINPCLCPTCDGNRVQRCLNCLGKGYN